The proteins below come from a single Roseiflexus sp. RS-1 genomic window:
- a CDS encoding tetratricopeptide repeat protein: MAEPETLLQLGIDAAREGNREEARNLFSLLTRQEPDNVQAWLWLAGVAEGPEQRRAALERVIELDPNNEMAIKGLQAMGVPLPKRGNERAPAAPPPTPAPAAPPAPEAPAKPAAAMSDEEQFAAELDAAFEDYDALPRAAPPPRAEQPPEEAGKLPPMPPRASPVPPRAASSSPRSSATRADDDEEEPPRRGPSPLLWVLLGIIALVLIVFLVIQLFFPPGAPAPVSPTQVVEQPTEPVTAPTPAVETTPPAAEATPQPGDATPESTPGEQPTAAPPADQPTPVPAPVIPPEQAQPAPVPIGTVLQADGWNYTYPNQLYALALGPSVANFTAEKGAFLHVLVFVANNTGTAQPLPRDFFVLKDAQGRVYQARPEVSSAAVRPSVNADVGHETAIPANGLTTSVYLVFDVAPDATDLMLFARNKPDQGFLVIGAVR; encoded by the coding sequence ATGGCGGAGCCAGAAACTCTTCTGCAGCTAGGGATCGACGCGGCGCGCGAAGGGAACCGTGAGGAAGCGCGCAATTTGTTCAGTCTGCTCACCCGCCAGGAGCCGGACAATGTCCAGGCGTGGCTCTGGCTTGCCGGTGTCGCCGAAGGACCGGAACAGCGCCGTGCTGCCCTTGAACGGGTGATCGAACTCGATCCGAACAACGAGATGGCGATCAAGGGGCTACAGGCGATGGGCGTGCCGCTGCCAAAACGCGGCAACGAACGCGCGCCCGCCGCGCCGCCGCCAACTCCCGCTCCTGCCGCGCCGCCAGCGCCGGAAGCCCCGGCAAAGCCTGCGGCAGCAATGAGCGATGAAGAGCAGTTCGCCGCAGAACTCGATGCTGCGTTCGAGGATTACGATGCGCTGCCGCGCGCCGCGCCGCCGCCACGCGCCGAACAACCGCCCGAAGAAGCCGGCAAACTGCCGCCAATGCCGCCGCGCGCCTCGCCTGTCCCGCCGCGCGCTGCGTCATCTTCACCACGGTCTTCCGCCACTCGCGCTGACGATGACGAAGAAGAGCCGCCGCGTCGGGGTCCCAGTCCACTGCTCTGGGTTCTGCTGGGCATCATTGCGCTGGTGCTGATCGTGTTCCTTGTGATTCAACTCTTCTTCCCGCCAGGTGCGCCCGCGCCTGTGTCGCCGACACAGGTCGTCGAACAACCAACCGAGCCGGTCACAGCGCCAACTCCTGCGGTCGAGACGACGCCGCCGGCTGCTGAGGCGACGCCGCAACCCGGCGATGCAACGCCGGAATCAACGCCGGGTGAGCAACCGACCGCTGCACCGCCTGCGGATCAACCGACTCCGGTTCCAGCGCCGGTCATTCCTCCAGAACAGGCGCAACCGGCGCCGGTTCCGATCGGGACGGTTCTCCAGGCGGATGGCTGGAACTACACCTACCCGAACCAGTTGTATGCCCTGGCGCTCGGTCCGAGTGTCGCCAACTTTACCGCCGAGAAAGGCGCGTTCCTGCACGTGCTGGTGTTTGTTGCCAACAATACCGGAACAGCCCAGCCGTTGCCGCGCGATTTCTTCGTCCTCAAGGATGCGCAAGGGCGGGTGTACCAGGCACGACCGGAGGTGTCGAGTGCGGCAGTGCGCCCCAGCGTGAATGCGGACGTCGGGCACGAAACGGCTATTCCGGCAAATGGGTTGACAACCAGCGTCTACCTGGTATTCGATGTCGCTCCCGACGCGACCGACCTGATGCTGTTTGCGCGGAACAAGCCGGATCAGGGCTTCCTGGTGATCGGTGCAGTGCGCTGA
- a CDS encoding endonuclease/exonuclease/phosphatase family protein — translation MDTLQPPSHRTRHILLNLLFATVIVYLLFLVVWLITRTLFGDRWWWLFLLNAVTPYLLMPLPLLILPAIIARRWFAVALSIPLFVISAPLLIDPWFQLSTARYGFSSQGAPFRVMTFNINGGNERTDRVLAAIRAAQPDIIALQELNPSIAAALERDLKNEYPYQLLDPQWGVTGMGIISRFPLRPLAARLPGDRWIGAPQAVEIDTPGQTITLLNFHAIPPVGPSEYMTAAIGERERQAEAINAFVQAQRTPVVVAGDMNATPFHRAYHILEHGALSDVWRECGSGAGFTWPGNRTIGGVPVLPWFVRIDHLFTTNGIVCLDASVGPWDGVSDHRAVVATLAAGWRN, via the coding sequence GTGGACACACTGCAACCACCCTCACATCGAACGCGCCACATCCTGCTCAATCTCCTGTTTGCTACGGTCATCGTCTACCTTCTCTTTCTTGTCGTCTGGCTGATCACGAGGACACTCTTCGGTGATCGCTGGTGGTGGCTGTTCCTCCTGAACGCCGTCACGCCGTACCTGCTCATGCCGCTTCCGCTGCTCATTCTGCCGGCGATCATCGCCCGTCGTTGGTTCGCCGTCGCCCTCAGCATCCCCCTGTTCGTCATCAGCGCACCACTGCTGATCGATCCCTGGTTTCAGCTCAGCACCGCGCGCTACGGTTTCAGCTCCCAAGGGGCGCCGTTCAGGGTCATGACCTTCAACATCAACGGCGGCAATGAGCGCACGGATCGCGTGCTTGCAGCAATTCGCGCCGCGCAACCCGACATTATCGCCCTTCAGGAACTCAACCCCTCGATTGCTGCCGCACTCGAGCGCGATCTGAAGAACGAATACCCCTATCAGCTCCTCGATCCGCAGTGGGGCGTCACCGGCATGGGGATTATCAGTCGCTTCCCGCTCCGCCCGCTCGCCGCACGCCTGCCGGGTGATCGCTGGATCGGCGCACCGCAGGCGGTCGAGATCGACACTCCGGGGCAGACCATCACCCTGCTCAACTTCCACGCTATCCCGCCGGTCGGACCGTCCGAGTATATGACCGCAGCAATCGGTGAACGTGAGCGTCAGGCGGAAGCGATCAACGCCTTCGTCCAGGCGCAGCGCACACCGGTGGTCGTCGCCGGTGATATGAACGCGACCCCGTTTCATCGCGCCTACCACATCCTCGAACATGGCGCACTGTCGGATGTCTGGAGGGAATGCGGCAGCGGCGCTGGCTTCACATGGCCCGGCAATCGCACAATCGGGGGAGTTCCGGTCCTACCCTGGTTCGTGCGTATCGACCATCTCTTCACCACAAACGGGATCGTCTGCCTGGATGCCTCGGTCGGACCGTGGGACGGCGTTTCGGACCACCGCGCCGTGGTGGCGACGCTGGCGGCGGGGTGGAGGAATTGA
- a CDS encoding tetratricopeptide repeat protein, which translates to MTDTQRNPLSAAAVRSLLTAAARLRQQGDIQRAQVLLRALVAQRPDDPRVWRALADVAESEEERRAALRRVVLLVRASSAPPPAGSSPSAAAPPATPPPVTPSPPPAAAAPSSGSPPSSAVDPHVQSAVAPPPLPPAAAAPSPAASQSVPSAPVDQTSTVRPERTALPFPRRYAWIGIAITGAALLIVAGLLANARFLATNVRPEPTPPLATLEATGDAASAAPSPDVPPPSPVVAAATPVAPSPVTVAPTGAPVTPIVPSLPASTLAPTFPPPPASTLAPTGAPVTPTVSLPPTSTPAPTLPPGTVILRDVWTLTLLRPDHAVVLNGPIGSRQPNGRFILALVAVGNGGATEAVAPETLFALVDHRGNRYLPEPALSTLYLETFGRGVYGDFSLGEAIPTGIGQVSVPVIFEVPLDARGLSLHLGDSVAGWPVQGLP; encoded by the coding sequence ATGACCGATACTCAACGCAATCCGCTCTCCGCAGCCGCCGTGCGTTCGTTGTTGACCGCGGCGGCGCGTTTGCGTCAACAAGGCGACATCCAGCGCGCGCAGGTTCTTCTGCGCGCGCTGGTTGCGCAGCGCCCCGACGATCCGCGGGTGTGGCGCGCGCTTGCCGATGTCGCAGAGAGTGAGGAAGAACGACGCGCGGCGCTGCGCCGCGTGGTTCTGCTGGTGCGCGCATCGAGCGCGCCTCCGCCTGCGGGATCGTCGCCATCTGCCGCTGCTCCGCCCGCAACGCCTCCCCCGGTCACGCCGTCCCCGCCACCCGCCGCTGCAGCGCCATCGTCCGGTTCGCCGCCATCATCCGCTGTTGATCCCCACGTGCAGTCAGCGGTTGCGCCGCCTCCCCTGCCACCTGCCGCCGCTGCGCCGTCGCCTGCAGCATCTCAATCTGTTCCTTCCGCTCCGGTTGATCAGACGTCAACGGTGCGACCGGAGCGGACAGCACTGCCTTTTCCCAGGCGGTATGCCTGGATCGGAATAGCCATAACCGGCGCGGCGCTGCTGATCGTTGCGGGGTTGCTGGCGAATGCGCGCTTTCTGGCCACGAATGTTCGCCCTGAACCGACCCCGCCGCTGGCGACGCTGGAAGCGACCGGTGATGCGGCATCGGCTGCGCCATCGCCCGACGTTCCGCCTCCCTCACCCGTCGTCGCTGCTGCAACGCCGGTTGCACCATCCCCGGTAACGGTGGCGCCGACCGGCGCACCTGTCACACCAATCGTTCCCTCCCTGCCAGCATCGACACTGGCACCGACTTTTCCGCCACCGCCAGCATCGACACTGGCGCCAACTGGCGCACCTGTCACACCAACCGTTTCGCTACCGCCGACATCGACACCGGCGCCAACCCTTCCACCAGGAACCGTTATCCTGCGCGATGTCTGGACCCTCACCCTGCTGCGACCAGACCATGCCGTTGTGCTGAATGGTCCGATCGGGTCGCGCCAGCCAAATGGGCGCTTCATCCTGGCGCTGGTTGCGGTCGGGAACGGCGGTGCAACCGAAGCGGTCGCACCGGAGACGCTGTTCGCCCTGGTTGACCATCGCGGCAACCGTTATCTGCCCGAACCAGCGCTCTCGACACTCTACCTCGAAACGTTTGGACGTGGCGTCTATGGCGATTTCAGTCTCGGTGAAGCAATCCCTACCGGGATCGGTCAGGTAAGCGTTCCGGTGATCTTCGAGGTGCCGCTCGATGCACGCGGTTTGTCGTTGCATCTGGGAGACTCGGTTGCAGGATGGCCCGTTCAGGGTCTGCCGTGA